In one Nocardioides luteus genomic region, the following are encoded:
- the aztC gene encoding zinc ABC transporter substrate-binding protein AztC: MRRLIGVVAVAMTLSGCAGAGADDDRPHIVVTTNILGDVVANTVGDAARVTTLMRPNADPHSFEISAREAATMRDADLIVSNGLGLEEGLQRHLDQAAEAGVETYVAGEQIDVLDYSDGEAEGTPDPHFWTDPARMRDVVDGLEAAAKDIDGIDETAVEQAAAAYRTELDQLDREMTESFGSIPEQHRSLVTNHHVFGYLADRFGFRVVGAVIPGGTTLAAPSAADLRDLTAAIEQADVPTIFAESSQPDRLIQVLADEAGVDVEVSELFTESLTEKGQGADTYLSMMRANTERITSGLSPGPTD; the protein is encoded by the coding sequence ATGAGGCGCCTGATCGGCGTCGTGGCCGTCGCGATGACGCTCTCCGGGTGTGCCGGGGCGGGCGCCGACGACGACCGCCCGCACATCGTGGTGACCACCAACATCCTCGGCGACGTCGTCGCGAACACGGTCGGCGACGCCGCCCGGGTCACCACGCTGATGCGGCCGAACGCCGACCCGCACTCCTTCGAGATCTCCGCCCGCGAGGCCGCGACGATGCGTGACGCCGACCTGATCGTCTCGAACGGGCTCGGCCTCGAGGAGGGGCTCCAGCGCCATCTCGACCAGGCGGCCGAGGCCGGCGTCGAGACGTACGTCGCGGGGGAGCAGATCGACGTCCTCGACTACTCCGACGGCGAAGCCGAAGGCACCCCGGATCCGCACTTCTGGACCGACCCGGCGCGGATGCGCGACGTGGTCGACGGCCTCGAGGCGGCGGCCAAGGACATCGACGGGATCGACGAGACCGCCGTGGAGCAGGCAGCGGCTGCGTACCGGACCGAGCTCGACCAGCTCGACCGGGAGATGACCGAATCCTTCGGGAGCATCCCGGAGCAGCACCGCAGCCTGGTCACCAACCACCACGTCTTCGGTTACCTGGCGGACCGGTTCGGGTTCCGTGTCGTCGGTGCGGTGATCCCCGGCGGGACGACCCTGGCCGCACCCAGCGCTGCGGACCTGCGCGACCTGACCGCGGCGATCGAGCAGGCGGACGTACCGACGATCTTCGCCGAGTCCTCCCAGCCCGACCGCCTCATCCAGGTGCTCGCCGACGAGGCGGGCGTCGATGTCGAGGTCAGCGAGCTGTTCACCGAGTCCCTGACCGAGAAGGGCCAGGGCGCCGACACCTACCTCTCCATGATGCGCGCCAACACCGAGCGCATCACCAGCGGGCTCTCACCCGGGCCCACCGATTGA
- the aztD gene encoding zinc metallochaperone AztD, with protein MHTPQNRALRAVTAVAGMSLALSACGSTAEGEEPTAKADKGSRLAVSYANGIAVLDGETLEVVDEFETEEFVRLNPIGDGRNLAVTTSKGFQVLDTRTPELTDLVFPADTGGHVVHHGDTTVLYADGSGETTIFDTAALGDAGKLPETTTWTAPEAHHGVSIVLEDGTLLTTVGTEESRSGAIALTPKGSSFEQIAANDTCPGIHGEGTAADEAVVFGCEDGALLYRDGAFEKLQAPDEFGRMGNAYVSETSPLIVGDYKTDPDAEGYLLDMVTLIDTEKSTLKTVSLPEGVEYTFRDVARGPEDLAYILATDGSIHVLDPATGTITDEYPVVKPWEGPVEWQDPHPAIKVDGDIAYVTEPATNTVHAVDLTSGEITASVELDEQPNEIALS; from the coding sequence ATGCACACCCCACAGAACCGTGCCCTCCGAGCCGTCACGGCGGTGGCCGGCATGTCGCTGGCGCTCTCGGCGTGCGGCTCCACCGCCGAAGGCGAGGAGCCCACGGCAAAGGCCGACAAGGGCAGCCGCCTCGCGGTGTCCTACGCCAACGGGATCGCCGTCCTCGACGGTGAGACCCTCGAGGTCGTCGACGAGTTCGAGACCGAGGAGTTCGTACGTCTCAACCCGATCGGTGACGGTCGCAACCTCGCCGTCACCACCAGCAAGGGCTTCCAGGTGCTCGACACCCGGACGCCCGAGCTGACCGACCTGGTCTTCCCGGCCGACACCGGCGGCCACGTCGTCCACCACGGCGACACGACGGTCCTCTACGCCGACGGCAGCGGCGAGACGACCATCTTCGACACCGCCGCCCTGGGGGACGCCGGCAAGCTCCCGGAGACCACGACCTGGACCGCCCCCGAGGCCCACCACGGCGTCTCGATCGTGCTCGAGGACGGCACCCTGCTGACCACGGTGGGCACCGAGGAGAGCCGTTCGGGCGCGATCGCTCTGACGCCCAAGGGCAGCAGCTTCGAGCAGATCGCCGCCAACGACACGTGCCCCGGCATCCACGGTGAGGGCACCGCGGCCGACGAGGCGGTCGTCTTCGGCTGCGAGGACGGCGCCCTGCTCTACCGCGACGGTGCGTTCGAGAAGCTCCAGGCGCCCGACGAGTTCGGCCGGATGGGCAACGCGTACGTCTCCGAGACCAGCCCGCTCATCGTCGGCGACTACAAGACCGACCCCGACGCCGAGGGCTACCTGCTCGACATGGTCACGCTGATCGACACCGAGAAGAGCACCCTGAAGACGGTCTCGCTCCCCGAGGGCGTCGAGTACACCTTCCGCGACGTCGCACGCGGCCCCGAGGACCTCGCCTACATCCTCGCCACCGACGGCTCCATCCATGTCCTCGACCCCGCGACCGGCACGATCACCGACGAGTACCCGGTCGTGAAGCCCTGGGAGGGCCCGGTCGAGTGGCAGGACCCGCACCCGGCGATCAAGGTGGACGGCGACATCGCGTACGTCACCGAGCCCGCCACCAACACGGTCCACGCCGTCGACCTGACCTCGGGCGAGATCACCGCCTCCGTCGAGCTCGACGAGCAGCCGAACGAGATCGCCCTGAGCTGA
- a CDS encoding MarR family winged helix-turn-helix transcriptional regulator → MTDAPLLLYVVKQLELATRARLDAVLKESGVTALQYTALSVLERRPTMSAADLARASFVRAQSAADLIGALERRGLIERRTDPDNRRRMLISLTAEGRDFLDTYDPRVEELEEQMLADLGPEDRKSFRTFLDTARRALS, encoded by the coding sequence ATGACCGACGCACCCCTGCTGCTCTACGTCGTCAAGCAGCTCGAGCTCGCCACGCGGGCCCGCCTCGACGCCGTGCTGAAGGAATCAGGGGTCACCGCCCTGCAGTACACCGCGCTCTCCGTGCTCGAGCGCCGCCCCACGATGAGCGCCGCCGACCTGGCCCGCGCCTCGTTCGTACGCGCCCAGTCGGCCGCCGACCTCATCGGCGCCCTCGAGCGCCGCGGCCTCATCGAGCGCCGCACCGACCCCGACAACCGGCGCCGCATGCTGATCAGCCTCACCGCCGAGGGCCGCGACTTCCTCGACACCTACGACCCGCGCGTCGAGGAGCTCGAGGAGCAGATGCTGGCCGACCTCGGCCCGGAAGACCGCAAATCCTTCCGTACGTTCCTGGACACCGCCCGCCGAGCCCTCTCCTGA
- a CDS encoding crotonase/enoyl-CoA hydratase family protein: MLGTPLPDALRVERIDDVAVLTLARPAKRNALSDEAVLGIERFFDGLDPDVRAVVIDADGDHFCAGLDLAEMTERDTLAGVTHSRMWHRVFEKIEFGPVPVVAALKGAVVGGGLELAAAAHVRVAEESTFYALPEGQRGLFVGGGASVRVPRLIGVPRMADMMLTGRRYDAQEGLALGLSQYAVADGLGRKTALELAGRIAQNAPQTNFAVVQALPRIAEANPRDGFLMESLMAAIAQGTDDAKGRMQDFLAGRAKKVTDQ, encoded by the coding sequence ATGCTCGGAACCCCCCTGCCCGATGCCCTGCGAGTGGAGCGCATCGACGACGTCGCGGTGCTGACCCTCGCCCGTCCGGCGAAGCGGAACGCGCTCAGCGACGAGGCGGTGCTCGGGATCGAGCGGTTCTTCGACGGCCTCGACCCGGACGTACGTGCCGTCGTCATCGACGCGGACGGCGACCACTTCTGCGCGGGGCTCGACCTGGCCGAGATGACCGAGCGCGACACCCTCGCCGGGGTCACCCACTCGCGGATGTGGCACCGGGTCTTCGAGAAGATCGAGTTCGGGCCGGTGCCGGTCGTGGCGGCGCTGAAGGGCGCCGTGGTCGGCGGTGGGCTCGAGCTCGCCGCCGCCGCGCATGTCCGGGTCGCGGAGGAGTCGACCTTCTACGCGCTCCCTGAGGGACAGCGCGGGCTCTTCGTCGGCGGCGGCGCCTCGGTGCGTGTGCCGCGGCTCATCGGCGTCCCGCGGATGGCCGACATGATGCTGACCGGCCGTCGCTACGACGCGCAGGAGGGGCTGGCGCTGGGCCTGAGCCAGTACGCCGTGGCCGATGGACTGGGCCGCAAGACCGCCCTCGAGCTGGCCGGACGGATCGCGCAGAACGCGCCCCAGACCAACTTCGCCGTCGTGCAGGCGCTGCCACGCATCGCCGAGGCCAATCCTCGTGACGGCTTCCTGATGGAGTCGCTGATGGCCGCGATCGCGCAGGGGACCGACGACGCCAAGGGCCGGATGCAGGACTTCCTGGCCGGGCGGGCGAAGAAGGTGACGGACCAGTGA
- a CDS encoding acetoacetate--CoA ligase: MSIEQGDIVWSPPADILETSRVGEFLAWLARERDLEMTTHEELWRWSVTDLDGFWSAVWEFFGVRAHAAYDTVLASREMPGARWFPGATLNYAEHAVGTDEDLDRVAVLGRSQTRDDVELTFGDLRDQVARARAALEKLGVRRGDRVAGYLPNIPEALVAYLATASLGATWASCASEFGPRSVIDRFAQIEPVVLLVAGGYRYGAKDVDRRSQVAEIRAELPSVRQVIDVEYGAHRVDDTLSWTSLLDAEDDAELAFEPVPFDHPLVVLFSSGTTGRPKAIVHGHGGILLEHLKNHALSWDMGPDDRMLWFSTTAWMMWNALVSSLLVRSSIVMVDGNPMHPDLTWQWRLAVETGATVMGASPGFVMACRKEGVELKDLGDLRIRVLGSAGAPLPPEGYAWLSDQLPDAQINVGSGGTDVCSGIVQNNPLLPVYAGEISGRCLGVDAHAYDESGRPVTGTLGELVITSPMPSMPVGFWGDSDGSRYREAYFDHYPGAWRHGDWILFHDNGSCHVAGRSDATLNRGGVRLGTAEFYRVAEEVDGVADSLVVHLEDPDGGNGELLLFVVTDGGTRLDDALRSRLVGALRSALSPRHIPDQVIEVPAVPRNLTGKKLELPAKRILQGVRMEDVASRDALANPASLDPFIALARSGALRKVDA; the protein is encoded by the coding sequence GTGAGCATCGAGCAGGGCGACATCGTCTGGTCCCCGCCCGCAGACATCCTCGAGACCTCCCGGGTCGGTGAGTTCCTGGCCTGGCTCGCCCGCGAGCGCGACCTGGAGATGACCACTCACGAGGAGCTGTGGCGCTGGTCGGTGACCGACCTCGACGGCTTCTGGTCGGCGGTGTGGGAGTTCTTCGGGGTGCGGGCGCACGCTGCGTACGACACCGTGCTCGCCTCCCGCGAGATGCCGGGGGCGCGCTGGTTCCCGGGCGCGACCCTCAACTACGCCGAGCACGCGGTCGGCACCGACGAGGACCTCGACCGGGTCGCGGTGCTCGGCCGGTCGCAGACGCGTGACGACGTCGAGCTGACCTTCGGCGACCTGCGCGACCAGGTGGCCCGGGCGCGGGCGGCGCTCGAGAAGCTGGGCGTACGCCGCGGCGACCGCGTCGCCGGCTACCTCCCCAACATCCCCGAGGCCCTGGTCGCCTACCTCGCCACCGCGAGCCTGGGCGCGACCTGGGCATCGTGCGCGAGCGAGTTCGGGCCGCGCAGCGTGATCGACCGCTTCGCCCAGATCGAGCCGGTGGTGCTGCTGGTCGCAGGCGGCTACCGCTACGGCGCCAAGGACGTCGACCGACGTTCCCAGGTGGCCGAGATCCGGGCCGAGCTGCCGTCGGTGCGGCAGGTGATCGACGTGGAGTACGGGGCACACCGGGTGGATGACACGCTCTCCTGGACCTCCCTGCTCGACGCGGAGGACGACGCCGAGCTCGCCTTCGAGCCGGTGCCCTTCGACCACCCGCTGGTGGTGCTCTTCTCCTCCGGCACGACCGGCCGGCCGAAGGCGATCGTCCACGGCCACGGCGGCATCCTGCTCGAGCACCTCAAGAACCACGCGCTGTCGTGGGACATGGGGCCCGACGACCGGATGCTCTGGTTCTCCACCACGGCCTGGATGATGTGGAACGCCCTGGTCTCCTCGCTCCTGGTGCGCTCCTCGATCGTCATGGTCGACGGCAACCCGATGCACCCCGACCTGACCTGGCAGTGGCGGCTCGCGGTCGAGACCGGGGCGACGGTCATGGGTGCCAGCCCCGGCTTCGTGATGGCCTGCCGCAAGGAGGGCGTCGAGCTCAAGGACCTCGGTGACCTGCGGATTCGTGTCCTCGGATCGGCCGGCGCGCCGCTCCCGCCCGAGGGCTACGCCTGGTTGTCCGACCAGCTCCCCGACGCCCAGATCAACGTCGGCAGCGGCGGCACCGACGTCTGCTCCGGCATCGTGCAGAACAACCCGCTGCTCCCGGTCTACGCCGGCGAGATCTCCGGCCGCTGCCTCGGCGTCGACGCCCACGCCTACGACGAGTCCGGCCGCCCGGTGACCGGCACCCTCGGCGAGCTGGTCATCACCTCGCCGATGCCCTCGATGCCGGTCGGCTTCTGGGGCGACTCGGACGGTTCCCGTTACCGCGAGGCCTACTTCGACCACTATCCCGGCGCCTGGCGCCACGGCGACTGGATCCTCTTCCACGACAACGGCAGCTGCCACGTCGCCGGCCGATCCGACGCCACCCTCAACCGCGGCGGCGTACGCCTCGGCACCGCCGAGTTCTACCGCGTCGCCGAGGAGGTGGACGGCGTCGCCGACTCGCTCGTCGTCCACCTCGAGGACCCCGACGGGGGCAACGGCGAGCTGCTGCTCTTCGTGGTGACCGACGGAGGCACCCGTCTCGACGACGCCCTCCGTTCCCGCCTGGTCGGTGCGCTGCGCTCCGCGCTCTCCCCGCGGCACATCCCCGACCAGGTGATCGAGGTGCCCGCGGTGCCGCGCAACCTCACCGGCAAGAAGCTCGAGCTGCCGGCCAAGCGCATCCTGCAGGGGGTCCGCATGGAGGACGTGGCCAGCCGAGACGCGCTCGCGAACCCGGCGTCGCTCGACCCGTTCATCGCGCTGGCCAGGTCCGGCGCTCTGCGGAAGGTGGACGCATGA
- a CDS encoding 3-hydroxyacyl-CoA dehydrogenase NAD-binding domain-containing protein has protein sequence MRSGENVRTLGVVGTGAIGVSWVVLGLEHGLDVVAWDPAEGAEERLRAQVPEGPLRFAGGLAEVGRDADLVLESGPERLDVKREIFAALDEAAPADVLLTSSSSGLMPSTFQDACSQHPERVLVAHPFNPPHLVPLVEVVGGAATSKEAVEAALETLRHLGKRPIHIRREVPGHVANRLQAALWREAYHLVDQGIVSVADIDTAIADGPGLRWSLLGPFATQHLSGGPGGLGHVLEHLGPPMVDWWDDLGHPELTTGLIDKLVDGVDEELDGTSAEDLVARRDQALRRLLEIKTDLGLS, from the coding sequence ATGAGGAGCGGTGAGAACGTTCGTACGCTCGGGGTCGTCGGCACCGGCGCGATCGGCGTCAGCTGGGTGGTGCTCGGGCTCGAGCACGGGCTCGACGTGGTCGCCTGGGACCCGGCCGAGGGTGCCGAGGAGCGCTTGCGCGCCCAGGTCCCGGAGGGGCCGCTGCGGTTCGCGGGCGGCCTCGCCGAGGTCGGACGCGACGCCGACCTGGTGCTGGAGAGCGGACCCGAGCGCCTCGACGTCAAGCGCGAGATCTTCGCCGCGCTCGACGAGGCGGCACCGGCGGATGTGCTGCTGACCAGCAGTTCCTCGGGCCTGATGCCGAGCACCTTCCAGGACGCTTGCTCGCAGCATCCGGAACGGGTGCTGGTCGCCCACCCGTTCAACCCGCCGCACCTGGTGCCGCTGGTCGAGGTCGTCGGCGGCGCGGCGACGTCGAAGGAGGCCGTCGAGGCCGCCCTGGAGACCCTGCGCCACCTGGGCAAACGCCCCATCCACATCCGCCGCGAAGTGCCCGGCCACGTGGCCAACCGGCTCCAGGCGGCGCTCTGGCGCGAGGCCTACCACCTCGTCGACCAGGGCATCGTCTCCGTCGCCGACATCGACACCGCGATCGCCGACGGCCCGGGGCTGCGCTGGTCGCTGCTCGGACCCTTCGCGACCCAGCACCTCTCCGGCGGTCCCGGCGGGCTGGGCCATGTGCTCGAGCACCTCGGCCCGCCCATGGTCGACTGGTGGGACGACCTGGGTCACCCCGAGCTCACCACCGGCCTGATCGACAAGCTGGTCGACGGGGTCGACGAGGAGCTCGACGGGACCTCCGCCGAGGACCTGGTCGCACGCCGCGACCAGGCGCTGCGGCGACTGCTGGAGATCAAGACCGACCTCGGGCTCAGCTGA
- a CDS encoding acyl-CoA synthetase produces the protein MLDSGIGSWPARRARMTPGARAFVQDDAVVTYAEVDRLVEAVARGLRARGVAVGDRVAFLGLNSIELAVTLFATARLGAVFLPLNTRLAPPELAWILTDAEPALLIHADDFDEAVATLDLPSHRFTAAGGHGLDALAVEPAGERAERIDVEVGLDDVFMIQYTSGTSGRPKGVMLTHGNIAWNAFNLLVDVDIRSDEIALVTAPLFHTAALNQVLLPTFLKGGTSLIAARFDPAKAIATIERERVTLLFGVTSMYQALAQEPTWASADLDSLRSALSGGAPIPRTLLDTWQSRGLHIIQGYGLTEASPGTTMLRAGDGLEKLGSAGTPCFFTDVRVVAPDGEDATPGQPGEVHVSGPNVTPGYWHNGAATEAAFDGPWLRTGDVAVLDDDGFLYVVDRVKDMFISGGENVYPAEVEQAVYTHPDVAEAAVIGVPDERWGEVGRAVVVRRPDSALTQDDLLNHLDGRLARYKIPKAVVFVDEIPHNASGKLLKSRVRELYGTPEGATP, from the coding sequence ATGTTGGACAGCGGCATCGGATCGTGGCCCGCCCGCCGGGCCCGGATGACCCCTGGTGCGCGGGCGTTCGTGCAGGACGACGCGGTGGTGACGTACGCCGAGGTCGACCGCCTCGTCGAGGCGGTCGCCCGCGGGCTGCGTGCCCGCGGCGTCGCGGTCGGCGACCGGGTCGCCTTCCTCGGCCTCAACTCGATCGAGCTCGCGGTGACGCTCTTCGCCACCGCGCGGCTGGGAGCGGTCTTCCTGCCGCTCAACACCCGGCTGGCGCCGCCGGAGCTGGCCTGGATCCTGACCGACGCCGAGCCGGCGCTGCTGATCCACGCCGACGACTTCGACGAGGCGGTCGCGACCCTCGACCTGCCGAGCCATCGGTTCACGGCCGCCGGTGGACACGGCCTCGACGCCCTGGCCGTCGAGCCGGCGGGGGAGCGGGCCGAGCGGATCGACGTCGAGGTCGGCCTCGACGACGTCTTCATGATCCAGTACACCTCCGGCACCAGCGGCCGCCCCAAGGGCGTGATGTTGACGCACGGCAACATCGCCTGGAACGCGTTCAACCTGCTCGTCGACGTCGACATCCGCTCCGACGAGATCGCCCTGGTCACCGCCCCGCTGTTCCACACCGCCGCGCTCAACCAGGTGCTGCTCCCGACCTTCCTCAAGGGTGGGACGTCCCTGATCGCCGCCCGCTTCGACCCCGCCAAGGCGATCGCGACGATCGAGCGGGAGCGGGTCACGCTGCTCTTCGGCGTCACCTCGATGTACCAGGCCCTCGCCCAGGAGCCGACCTGGGCGAGCGCCGACCTCGACAGCCTCCGCTCGGCCCTGAGCGGGGGCGCGCCGATCCCGCGTACCCTCCTCGACACCTGGCAGAGCCGCGGCCTGCACATCATCCAGGGCTACGGCCTCACCGAGGCCTCCCCGGGGACGACCATGCTGCGGGCCGGCGACGGCCTCGAGAAGCTCGGCTCCGCCGGCACCCCCTGCTTCTTCACCGACGTACGTGTCGTCGCGCCCGACGGCGAGGACGCCACCCCCGGCCAGCCGGGTGAGGTGCACGTCAGCGGCCCCAACGTGACCCCCGGCTACTGGCACAACGGCGCGGCGACGGAGGCTGCCTTCGACGGGCCCTGGCTGCGTACGGGCGATGTCGCGGTGCTCGATGACGACGGCTTCCTCTACGTCGTCGACCGGGTCAAGGACATGTTCATCAGCGGCGGCGAGAACGTCTACCCCGCCGAGGTCGAGCAGGCCGTCTACACCCATCCCGACGTCGCCGAGGCGGCCGTCATCGGGGTTCCCGACGAGCGCTGGGGCGAGGTGGGCAGAGCCGTCGTCGTACGCCGCCCCGACTCCGCCCTCACCCAGGACGACCTGCTGAATCACCTCGACGGACGGCTCGCCCGCTACAAGATCCCCAAGGCCGTCGTCTTCGTCGACGAGATCCCGCACAACGCCTCCGGAAAGCTGCTGAAGTCCCGGGTGCGCGAGCTGTACGGCACCCCGGAAGGAGCCACCCCATGA
- the couO gene encoding 4-hydroxyphenyl-beta-ketoacyl-CoA hydrolase: MTGRYQPRIDTRTIRALDMHAHVEADHHGHLSLDQELMDASAAYFRGDHPRTPTVDDLAAYYRERDMAAVIFTVDASTGLDHPPLSSEEIAERATEHADVLIPFGSVDPRKGEVAVKQARRLVEDYGVRGFKFHPGLQAFSPADPEFRPLWATLDELGVVALFHTGQTGIGAGLPGGRGIKLRYSDPLLLDDVAADFPGLQIVMAHPAVPWVDVQISIATHKANVHIDLSGWSPKYFPPQLVKQLNGPLRHKVLFGSDFPVITPDRWFADLEKLEIKDEVRPLLVKDNAIRLLGLGS, encoded by the coding sequence ATGACCGGCCGCTACCAGCCCCGGATCGACACCCGAACGATCCGCGCCCTCGACATGCACGCCCACGTCGAGGCCGACCACCACGGCCACCTCTCGCTCGACCAGGAGCTGATGGACGCCAGCGCCGCCTACTTCCGCGGCGACCACCCGCGCACCCCGACCGTCGACGACCTCGCCGCCTACTACCGCGAGCGGGACATGGCCGCGGTGATCTTCACCGTCGACGCCTCGACCGGCCTCGACCACCCGCCGCTGTCGAGCGAGGAGATCGCCGAGCGCGCGACCGAGCACGCCGACGTACTGATTCCGTTCGGCTCCGTCGACCCCCGCAAGGGCGAGGTGGCCGTGAAGCAGGCCAGGAGGCTGGTCGAGGACTACGGCGTACGCGGCTTCAAGTTCCATCCCGGCCTGCAGGCCTTCTCGCCCGCCGACCCCGAGTTCCGCCCGCTCTGGGCGACACTCGACGAGCTCGGCGTGGTCGCCCTGTTCCACACCGGCCAGACCGGGATCGGCGCCGGCCTCCCCGGCGGCCGCGGGATCAAGCTGCGCTACTCCGACCCGCTGCTCCTCGACGACGTGGCCGCCGACTTCCCCGGCCTGCAGATCGTGATGGCGCACCCCGCCGTCCCCTGGGTCGACGTGCAGATCTCGATCGCCACCCACAAGGCCAACGTGCACATCGACCTGTCCGGCTGGTCGCCGAAGTACTTCCCGCCGCAGCTGGTCAAGCAGCTCAACGGCCCGCTGCGCCACAAGGTCCTCTTCGGCTCCGACTTCCCGGTGATCACGCCGGACCGCTGGTTCGCCGACCTCGAGAAGCTGGAGATCAAGGACGAGGTCCGCCCCCTGCTCGTGAAGGACAACGCGATCCGGCTTCTCGGACTGGGATCCTGA
- a CDS encoding AraC family transcriptional regulator translates to MPNSRTISADITDIDEARAVGGELFYPHDVRVTDRDDRFGVHLAVRSFGAVTVGRLSYESAVRVETGPLCDGYQVNVPATGALSTAYGQDTVIATPTMAVVHGPHRPTRLEGWGGGEDVMTMKLDRFAVEDTLERLLGHPLRSPLEMAPGLAVDRGPGQELWRLARVLVDQVYGVDGHGPDVGGSVFDASPFADSLAQSIITGLLYAHEHNYAEELRHPTAAGGPTAIRAAVAYIEEHAAEPIGVSDVAVHAGLCMRALQQGFARHLETTPSAFLRQVRLGRVRDALLASDADATTVATVASSWGFFSLGRFAAQYREAYGEAPSQTLRRKL, encoded by the coding sequence ATGCCGAACTCGAGGACCATCTCCGCGGACATCACCGACATCGACGAGGCGCGCGCGGTCGGCGGCGAGCTCTTCTATCCCCACGACGTCAGGGTCACCGATCGCGATGACCGGTTCGGCGTCCATCTTGCCGTACGCTCCTTCGGCGCGGTCACGGTCGGCAGGCTCTCCTACGAGTCCGCCGTGCGCGTCGAGACGGGCCCGCTCTGCGACGGCTATCAGGTCAACGTCCCGGCCACGGGCGCTCTCAGCACCGCCTACGGTCAGGACACCGTCATCGCGACGCCGACCATGGCGGTCGTGCACGGCCCGCACCGGCCGACCCGCCTGGAGGGATGGGGCGGCGGCGAGGACGTCATGACGATGAAGCTGGATCGGTTCGCCGTCGAGGACACCCTCGAGCGGCTCCTGGGTCACCCGCTGCGAAGCCCGCTCGAGATGGCGCCGGGCCTGGCGGTGGACCGCGGCCCCGGCCAGGAGCTGTGGCGGTTGGCCCGCGTCCTCGTCGACCAGGTGTACGGCGTGGACGGGCATGGGCCGGACGTGGGCGGATCCGTCTTCGATGCGTCGCCGTTTGCCGACTCGCTCGCCCAGAGCATCATCACCGGTCTGCTCTACGCCCACGAGCACAACTACGCCGAGGAGCTGCGGCATCCGACCGCCGCCGGTGGTCCGACGGCGATCCGGGCAGCGGTCGCCTACATCGAGGAGCACGCCGCCGAGCCGATCGGGGTCAGCGATGTGGCGGTCCACGCCGGGCTCTGCATGCGTGCCCTCCAGCAGGGTTTCGCCCGACATCTCGAGACCACTCCCAGCGCGTTCCTGCGACAGGTGCGGCTGGGACGGGTTCGCGACGCTCTTCTCGCGAGCGACGCCGACGCGACGACCGTGGCCACGGTCGCCTCGAGCTGGGGGTTCTTCAGCCTTGGCAGGTTCGCGGCTCAGTACCGAGAGGCGTACGGCGAAGCGCCGTCGCAGACGTTGCGCCGAAAGCTCTGA